Proteins from one Triticum aestivum cultivar Chinese Spring chromosome 7A, IWGSC CS RefSeq v2.1, whole genome shotgun sequence genomic window:
- the LOC123148777 gene encoding polyol transporter 5 isoform X2 — translation MTHDAAAEATTTKLLAVLEKPRRNMYAFACVTLASMTTIVTGYNLALMSGAELFIREDLGLTDTQVELLAGSMNVFMLASILFSGWTADLLGRRVTLVVANAFLTAGALAMSLGGGYAALMAARFVTSIGMGLALVVAPVYNAEISPPSTRGVLSSLLDIFINVGILLGYTSNYALADLPAHLAWRIMYAIGVLPPVLLAVGVLAMPESPRWLAMRGRHAEARAVLWRTSDTAEEADVRLEDIKRTFDAPQAAGSVWQELIVRPSATVRRILICVVGLHFFQEASGIDAVVLYSPLVFNKAGMSATSSILGATVAVGVVKTCFIFVAMLLVDRVGRRPLLLASAGGVAVSFTALALTLCVRETSSASAAASVASVMAFVAAFSVGFGPLASTYAAEIMPLRLRAQGAGLGMAVNRLTCGAVSMSFISLAGWITMPGCFFLYAGVAATACVFVHLRLPETRGRSLEDMEALFAK, via the exons ATGACGCACGATGCAGCCGCCGAAGCCACCACCACGAAGCTGCTCGCCGTGCTCGAGAAGCCACGGCGGAACATGTACGCCTTCGCCTGCGTCACGCTCGCCTCCATGACCACAATCGTCACGGGCTACA ATCTCGCCTTGATGAGCGGCGCGGAGCTCTTCATCCGCGAGGACCTGGGCCTCACCGACACGCAGGTCGAGCTGCTCGCGGGGTCCATGAACGTGTTCATGCTCGCGTCCATCCTCTTCTCCGGCTGGACGGCcgacctcctgggccgccgcgtCACGCTTGTGGTCGCCAACGCCTTCCTCACGGCCGGCGCGCTCGCCATGTCCCTTGGCGGCGGCTACGCGGCGCTCATGGCTGCGCGCTTCGTCACCAGCATCGGCATGGGGCTCGCCCTCGTCGTCGCGCCGGTCTACAACGCCGAGATCTCGCCGCCGTCCACGCGTGGCGTGCTCTCGTCGCTGCTCGAC ATTTTTATCAACGTCGGCATCCTTCTCGGCTACACGTCCAACTACGCCTTGGCCGACCTGCCGGCGCACCTCGCCTGGCGCATCATGTACGCCATCGGGGTGCTCCCGCCCGTGCTCCTAGCCGTGGGGGTGCTCGCCATGCCGGAGTCGCCTCGATGGCTCGCCATGCGCGGACGCCACGCCGAGGCGCGCGCGGTGCTCTGGCGCACCTCCGACACCGCCGAGGAGGCCGACGTCCGCCTCGAGGACATAAAGCGGACCTTTGATGCGCCGCAGGCTGCTGGCTCCGTGTGGCAGGAGCTGATCGTCCGGCCGTCGGCGACAGTCAGGCGAATCCTCATATGCGTTGTCGGGCTGCACTTCTTCCAGGAGGCGTCCGGCATCGACGCCGTCGTTCTGTACAGCCCGCTGGTGTTTAACAAGGCCGGCATGTCCGCGACTAGCTCCATACTAGGCGCCACCGTGGCCGTCGGGGTCGTCAAGACGTGCTTCATCTTCGTGGCCATGCTCCTGGTCGAccgcgtaggccggcgcccgctcCTGCTGGCCAGcgccggcggcgtcgcggtgtccttCACCGCTCTGGCGCTCACGCTCTGCGTCCGCGAGACATCGTCGGCGAGCGCAGCCGCGTCCGTGGCGTCCGTGATGGCGTTCGTGGCGGCGTTCTCCGTCGGGTTCGGGCCGCTCGCGTCCACGTACGCCGCGGAGATCATGCCGCTGCGGCTGCGCGCGCAGGGCGCGGGCCTCGGCATGGCGGTCAACCGGCTGACGTGCGGGGCGGTGAGCATGTCGTTCATATCCCTCGCCGGGTGGATAACGATGCCTGGGTGCTTCTTCCTTTATGCcggcgtggcggcgacggcgtGCGTGTTCGTGCACCTGCGGCTGCCGGAGACGAGGGGCCGGAGCTTGGAGGATATGGAGGCCCTCTTCGCCAAATGA
- the LOC123148778 gene encoding uncharacterized protein — protein MAPGGRGRRKAGGLEPWRAADPAAQQATAAASGGFGGGFSSSSGGDSSGAAASTAASAAAQAATPAARRLQRRLQQATATVGVWDSVLSRLLEDGRKGKGTSKSKEKRKRFEKVLGCFPIEACLYFHCIWLFVRSVY, from the exons ATGGCAccaggcgggcgcgggcggcggaagGCTGGGGGCTTGGAGCCTTGGAGGGCGGCGGATCCAGCGGCGCAGCAAGCgacggcagcagcaagcggcggcttcggcggcggcTTCAGCAGCAGCTCCGGCGGCGACTCCAGCGGCGCGGCGGCTTCAACGGCGGCTTCAGCAGCAGCTCAGGCGGCGACTCCAGCGGCGCGGCGGCTTCAACGGCGGCTCCAGCAGGCGACGGCCACGGTCGGGGTTTGGGATTCAG TTTTGTCTAGATTGCTAGAAGATGGAAGGAAAGGGAAAGGGACTAGTAAATCCAAAGAAAAGAGGAAGAG ATTTGAAAAGGTTTTAGGTTGTTTTCCTATTGAGGCATGTCTATATTTCCATTGTATTTGGTTATTCGTTCGTAGTGTGTATTAA
- the LOC123148777 gene encoding polyol transporter 5 isoform X1 — MSGAELFIREDLGLTDTQVELLAGSMNVFMLASILFSGWTADLLGRRVTLVVANAFLTAGALAMSLGGGYAALMAARFVTSIGMGLALVVAPVYNAEISPPSTRGVLSSLLDIFINVGILLGYTSNYALADLPAHLAWRIMYAIGVLPPVLLAVGVLAMPESPRWLAMRGRHAEARAVLWRTSDTAEEADVRLEDIKRTFDAPQAAGSVWQELIVRPSATVRRILICVVGLHFFQEASGIDAVVLYSPLVFNKAGMSATSSILGATVAVGVVKTCFIFVAMLLVDRVGRRPLLLASAGGVAVSFTALALTLCVRETSSASAAASVASVMAFVAAFSVGFGPLASTYAAEIMPLRLRAQGAGLGMAVNRLTCGAVSMSFISLAGWITMPGCFFLYAGVAATACVFVHLRLPETRGRSLEDMEALFAK, encoded by the exons ATGAGCGGCGCGGAGCTCTTCATCCGCGAGGACCTGGGCCTCACCGACACGCAGGTCGAGCTGCTCGCGGGGTCCATGAACGTGTTCATGCTCGCGTCCATCCTCTTCTCCGGCTGGACGGCcgacctcctgggccgccgcgtCACGCTTGTGGTCGCCAACGCCTTCCTCACGGCCGGCGCGCTCGCCATGTCCCTTGGCGGCGGCTACGCGGCGCTCATGGCTGCGCGCTTCGTCACCAGCATCGGCATGGGGCTCGCCCTCGTCGTCGCGCCGGTCTACAACGCCGAGATCTCGCCGCCGTCCACGCGTGGCGTGCTCTCGTCGCTGCTCGAC ATTTTTATCAACGTCGGCATCCTTCTCGGCTACACGTCCAACTACGCCTTGGCCGACCTGCCGGCGCACCTCGCCTGGCGCATCATGTACGCCATCGGGGTGCTCCCGCCCGTGCTCCTAGCCGTGGGGGTGCTCGCCATGCCGGAGTCGCCTCGATGGCTCGCCATGCGCGGACGCCACGCCGAGGCGCGCGCGGTGCTCTGGCGCACCTCCGACACCGCCGAGGAGGCCGACGTCCGCCTCGAGGACATAAAGCGGACCTTTGATGCGCCGCAGGCTGCTGGCTCCGTGTGGCAGGAGCTGATCGTCCGGCCGTCGGCGACAGTCAGGCGAATCCTCATATGCGTTGTCGGGCTGCACTTCTTCCAGGAGGCGTCCGGCATCGACGCCGTCGTTCTGTACAGCCCGCTGGTGTTTAACAAGGCCGGCATGTCCGCGACTAGCTCCATACTAGGCGCCACCGTGGCCGTCGGGGTCGTCAAGACGTGCTTCATCTTCGTGGCCATGCTCCTGGTCGAccgcgtaggccggcgcccgctcCTGCTGGCCAGcgccggcggcgtcgcggtgtccttCACCGCTCTGGCGCTCACGCTCTGCGTCCGCGAGACATCGTCGGCGAGCGCAGCCGCGTCCGTGGCGTCCGTGATGGCGTTCGTGGCGGCGTTCTCCGTCGGGTTCGGGCCGCTCGCGTCCACGTACGCCGCGGAGATCATGCCGCTGCGGCTGCGCGCGCAGGGCGCGGGCCTCGGCATGGCGGTCAACCGGCTGACGTGCGGGGCGGTGAGCATGTCGTTCATATCCCTCGCCGGGTGGATAACGATGCCTGGGTGCTTCTTCCTTTATGCcggcgtggcggcgacggcgtGCGTGTTCGTGCACCTGCGGCTGCCGGAGACGAGGGGCCGGAGCTTGGAGGATATGGAGGCCCTCTTCGCCAAATGA
- the LOC123153740 gene encoding uncharacterized protein translates to MGVKLTLPPAALISQVAKLSSLLALLLLALLLPVFLRVAYGYLLFNGIVLALGIQAFVGGGGASIADDEDRHGSPSAGQAVEASPFQRAGAESVRPDERAAVLGDLVVVPAFVASNIFELKTKTKEVVLKVLKKCPSTASIFFLSSLNGGQQAGEEEKARQEEEEEEEEDCEVDMDGDVKMSREELFANTERFIGNFRRELSMQRQ, encoded by the coding sequence ATGGGGGTCAAGCTCACGCTCCCGCCGGCGGCACTGATCTCCCAGGTGGCCAAGCTGAgctccctcctcgccctcctcctcctcgcgctgctgCTGCCCGTCTTCCTCAGGGTCGCCTACGGCTACCTCCTCTTCAACGGCATCGTCCTCGCGCTCGGCATCCAggccttcgtcggcggcggcggcgcttccATCGCCGACGACGAAGACCGGCACGGGTCTCCGAGTGCCGGTCAGGCCGTCGAGGCCTCGCCGTTCCAGAGGGCTGGAGCTGAATCAGTCCGTCCCGACGAACGGGCGGCGGTTCTGGGTGATCTTGTCGTGGTGCCTGCCTTTGTGGCGAGTAATATATTCGAGctgaagaccaagaccaaggaggTGGTGCTGAAGGTGCTGAAAAAGTGCCCGTCGACGGCGAGCATCTTCTTCCTCAGCTCGCTGAACGGCGGCCAGCAAGCCGGCGAAGAGGAaaaggcacgccaggaggaggaggaggaggaggaggaagattgtGAAGTCGACATGGACGGGGACGTGAAGATGAGTCGGGAGGAGCTGTTTGCCAACACGGAGAGGTTCATCGGCAACTTCCGCAGGGAGCTCAGCATGCAGAGACAGTAG